A single Gloeocapsa sp. PCC 73106 DNA region contains:
- a CDS encoding type II toxin-antitoxin system PemK/MazF family toxin: protein ITSNTSSVYPFEVMLQPVDSGLPKPSKVQAQQIRTISKQRIETNVVGFLREELMRDIEAALKLHLDL, encoded by the coding sequence ATTACTTCCAATACTTCTTCTGTTTATCCCTTTGAGGTTATGCTTCAACCGGTTGATAGTGGTTTACCAAAACCGTCTAAAGTGCAAGCCCAACAAATACGTACTATCAGTAAGCAACGGATTGAGACTAATGTTGTGGGTTTTTTAAGGGAAGAACTAATGAGGGATATAGAAGCGGCCTTGAAATTACATTTGGATCTCTAG